The Vibrio sp. SNU_ST1 genome has a segment encoding these proteins:
- the pyrB gene encoding aspartate carbamoyltransferase: MAHSLFNKHIISIPELSRDELELIVDTAARLKAEPNPELLKNKVVASCFFEPSTRTRLSFETAVQRLGGTVIGFDNGGNTSLAKKGETLADSVQVISSYVDAFVMRHPQEGAARLASEFSNGVPIVNGGDGANQHPTQTLLDLFSIYETQGTLDNLNVAFVGDLKYGRTVHSLTQALSKFNNVRFFFIAPEVLAMPDYICEELEEMGIQYSTHSSIEEVVPELDVLYMTRVQKERFDASEYAHMKSAYILTADTLKDARQNMKVLHPLPRVDEITTDVDKTPHAYYFEQAENGVYAREALLALVLNDTL; this comes from the coding sequence ATGGCGCATTCGTTATTTAACAAGCACATCATCTCCATTCCAGAGCTATCTCGTGATGAACTGGAGCTTATCGTCGATACTGCAGCAAGACTCAAAGCAGAGCCAAACCCTGAGCTGCTGAAAAATAAAGTCGTTGCGAGCTGCTTCTTTGAGCCTTCAACTCGAACTCGCCTTTCATTTGAAACCGCAGTTCAACGCCTTGGTGGCACAGTCATCGGCTTTGATAATGGCGGCAACACATCCCTGGCAAAAAAAGGCGAAACACTTGCTGATTCCGTTCAAGTTATTTCATCTTACGTGGATGCCTTTGTAATGCGTCATCCACAAGAAGGTGCAGCACGCTTAGCGTCTGAATTTTCTAACGGTGTGCCAATTGTGAATGGTGGCGACGGTGCAAACCAACACCCAACGCAAACCTTATTGGATCTGTTCTCGATTTACGAAACGCAAGGCACGCTCGATAACCTCAATGTGGCTTTCGTCGGCGACCTAAAATATGGCCGTACCGTACACTCATTGACGCAAGCACTATCAAAATTCAATAACGTGCGTTTCTTCTTTATCGCGCCAGAAGTGTTAGCGATGCCTGATTACATCTGTGAAGAATTGGAAGAGATGGGCATCCAATACAGCACCCACAGCAGCATTGAAGAAGTGGTGCCTGAACTGGATGTCCTGTACATGACTCGCGTACAGAAAGAGCGCTTTGATGCGTCAGAATACGCGCACATGAAGTCGGCTTACATTCTAACTGCCGATACCTTGAAAGATGCACGCCAGAACATGAAGGTGCTTCACCCATTACCACGCGTCGATGAAATCACAACCGACGTAGATAAAACGCCACACGCTTACTACTTTGAACAAGCTGAAAACGGTGTATACGCTCGCGAAGCCCTATTGGCCCTAGTTCTAAACGACACTTTATAA
- the arcA gene encoding arginine deiminase, with protein MSKFYVGSEIGQLRRVLVHRPRRALTHLTPSNCHDLLFDDVLAVERAGKEHDAFTKTLRDQGVEVLLLTDLLADTLAVPEAKDWLLSCQVSDYRLGKTFANDVRCYLGDLPNLELAKILTGGLSYAEMPMKSSSMMQGMHAPTDFIIEPLPNHLFTRDTSCWVYGGVSINPMAKPARQRETNHVRAIYRWHPTFAGEDFIKYFGDEENINYDNSTIEGGDVLVLGRGAVLIGMSERTTAQGVEHLASSLFKHGQATQVIAMQLPKHRSCMHLDTVMTHMNEDTFSVYPEVVSKDVQCWNLTGDESGAVKAKEEGYFVTAIEKALGVDKLNLITTGGDNFHAEREQWNDANNVLTVKPGVVIGYEGNTYTNEKYDKAGITVLPIPGDELGRGRGGARCMSCPIERDGI; from the coding sequence ATGAGTAAGTTCTATGTAGGTTCTGAAATAGGTCAATTGCGCCGCGTTCTAGTTCACCGCCCAAGACGCGCACTGACTCACCTAACACCCTCTAACTGTCACGATTTACTATTTGATGACGTACTGGCTGTTGAGCGCGCAGGTAAAGAGCATGACGCATTTACTAAAACGCTACGTGATCAGGGTGTTGAAGTTCTTCTTCTTACTGACCTACTAGCAGACACACTAGCAGTGCCAGAAGCGAAAGACTGGCTACTAAGCTGCCAGGTATCTGATTACCGTTTGGGTAAAACATTCGCAAATGATGTGCGCTGCTACTTGGGCGACTTACCAAACTTAGAGCTAGCAAAAATCCTAACGGGCGGTCTGTCTTACGCTGAGATGCCAATGAAATCATCTTCAATGATGCAAGGCATGCACGCACCAACTGACTTCATTATCGAACCTCTACCAAACCACCTATTTACTCGCGACACATCTTGCTGGGTATACGGTGGCGTATCTATCAACCCGATGGCGAAACCTGCTCGTCAACGTGAAACCAACCACGTTCGCGCTATTTACCGTTGGCACCCAACATTCGCAGGCGAAGACTTCATTAAATACTTCGGTGATGAAGAAAACATCAACTACGACAACTCAACAATCGAAGGTGGTGACGTTCTTGTTCTCGGCCGTGGCGCGGTTCTTATCGGTATGTCTGAGCGTACAACAGCACAAGGTGTTGAACACTTAGCGTCTAGCCTATTCAAACACGGTCAAGCGACACAAGTTATCGCAATGCAACTACCAAAACACCGTTCTTGCATGCACTTAGACACCGTGATGACTCACATGAACGAAGATACGTTCTCTGTTTACCCGGAAGTGGTAAGTAAAGACGTGCAGTGCTGGAACCTAACTGGTGATGAGTCAGGCGCTGTAAAAGCGAAAGAAGAAGGCTACTTCGTAACGGCTATCGAAAAAGCACTTGGCGTAGACAAGCTAAACCTAATCACAACTGGTGGCGACAACTTCCATGCAGAACGTGAACAGTGGAACGATGCAAACAACGTTCTAACGGTTAAACCCGGCGTCGTTATTGGCTACGAAGGCAACACATACACCAACGAAAAATACGACAAAGCAGGCATCACGGTTCTTCCGATTCCAGGAGACGAACTTGGTCGCGGTCGCGGTGGCGCACGCTGCATGAGCTGCCCAATTGAGCGTGATGGTATCTAA
- the pyrI gene encoding aspartate carbamoyltransferase regulatory subunit, whose translation MVKQTQLQVEAIRNGSVIDHIPAHLGIKILKLFKLHKTEQRITMGLNLPSSALGHKDLIKIENIFLTKEQANQLALYAPQATVNQIEEYKVVNKLTLALPDQINSVYSCPNSNCISHGEPVESSFKVQLKQEKVQLKCHYCEKVFSREIMSEIR comes from the coding sequence ATGGTTAAACAAACTCAGCTACAAGTAGAAGCGATCCGTAACGGCAGCGTGATTGACCACATCCCTGCTCATCTTGGTATCAAAATCCTAAAACTGTTTAAGCTACACAAAACAGAACAACGCATCACCATGGGATTGAATCTGCCATCATCTGCGCTTGGTCATAAAGATCTAATCAAGATTGAGAACATCTTTCTGACCAAGGAACAAGCCAACCAATTGGCTCTGTATGCGCCGCAAGCGACGGTAAATCAGATTGAAGAGTACAAGGTGGTTAATAAGCTAACATTAGCACTGCCAGACCAAATCAACAGTGTGTACTCTTGCCCTAATAGCAACTGTATCTCGCACGGTGAACCCGTTGAAAGTAGCTTTAAAGTGCAGCTAAAACAGGAAAAAGTACAACTAAAATGTCACTATTGTGAAAAAGTATTCTCTCGCGAGATCATGAGTGAAATCCGCTAG
- a CDS encoding YfcC family protein has protein sequence MTTQTIPNEKKKGGFFANFKFPSAYTILFILIAFVALLTWVVPAGQYDRAMNEELGREVPVTGTYQAVEGNPQGVIDVLLAPIDGFYDHNSYEAAAIDVSLFILIIGGFLGLVTKTGAIDAGIERVTARLEGREELMIPILMALFAAGGTVYGMAEESLPFYTLLVPVMMAARFDPLVAAATVLLGAGIGVLGSTINPFATVIAANASGIPFTDGIALRIGMLIIGWGICVAYVMRYARMVQADPTTSIVYDKYEENKAHFLGNASGEKLEFTATRKLILAIFGGSFAVMIYGVSVAGWWMAEISAMFLAATIIVGIVSRMSEEEFTTSFIDGARDLLGVALIIGIARGIVVVMDRGMITDTILFSAEQMVTGLSSVVFINVMFFLEILLSFLVPSTSGLAVLTMPIMAPLADFAGVGRDLVITAYQSASGLVNLITPTSAVVMGGLAIARVPYVRWVKWVMPLIGILMVFCIVVLSIGALI, from the coding sequence ATGACAACTCAAACGATACCAAACGAGAAAAAAAAGGGCGGCTTCTTTGCCAACTTTAAATTCCCTTCTGCCTACACCATTCTATTTATTCTGATTGCGTTCGTCGCTCTGCTTACCTGGGTTGTTCCAGCAGGCCAGTACGACCGTGCAATGAATGAAGAGTTAGGTCGAGAAGTACCCGTAACCGGAACCTATCAAGCGGTAGAAGGTAATCCTCAAGGCGTGATTGATGTACTGCTAGCGCCGATTGACGGTTTCTACGACCACAATAGCTATGAAGCCGCAGCAATCGACGTTTCACTGTTCATTTTAATCATTGGTGGCTTCTTAGGACTAGTAACCAAAACAGGTGCCATTGATGCTGGTATCGAACGCGTTACCGCCCGCTTAGAAGGGCGAGAAGAGTTGATGATACCGATACTGATGGCATTGTTTGCCGCTGGCGGTACTGTCTACGGCATGGCGGAAGAGTCATTACCATTCTATACATTACTAGTACCAGTAATGATGGCTGCTCGCTTTGACCCTCTAGTTGCGGCTGCGACGGTATTGCTTGGCGCAGGGATTGGGGTGTTAGGCTCTACCATTAACCCATTCGCGACCGTTATTGCTGCCAACGCCTCTGGTATTCCATTTACCGACGGTATCGCGCTGCGTATTGGAATGCTGATTATTGGTTGGGGTATCTGTGTCGCCTACGTCATGCGCTACGCAAGAATGGTACAAGCCGATCCAACAACATCAATTGTTTACGATAAATACGAAGAGAACAAAGCACACTTCCTTGGCAACGCAAGTGGTGAAAAACTGGAGTTCACCGCGACTCGCAAACTGATCCTGGCCATTTTTGGTGGCTCTTTCGCTGTCATGATTTACGGTGTATCCGTTGCTGGATGGTGGATGGCAGAGATCTCCGCGATGTTCTTAGCTGCGACTATTATTGTCGGTATTGTGTCTCGTATGAGCGAGGAAGAGTTCACAACTAGCTTCATTGACGGTGCTCGAGACCTACTGGGCGTTGCGCTTATCATAGGTATTGCACGTGGTATCGTAGTCGTAATGGACCGCGGTATGATCACCGACACTATTCTTTTCTCGGCAGAACAAATGGTGACTGGCCTTTCTTCAGTTGTCTTCATTAACGTGATGTTCTTCTTAGAAATTCTACTGTCATTCTTAGTACCTTCGACCTCAGGCCTGGCAGTACTGACTATGCCAATCATGGCACCATTAGCCGATTTTGCTGGCGTAGGTCGTGACCTTGTTATCACCGCTTACCAATCTGCATCTGGCTTGGTCAACTTAATCACTCCAACCTCTGCAGTGGTAATGGGCGGCTTGGCGATTGCTCGTGTCCCTTACGTGCGCTGGGTTAAATGGGTGATGCCATTAATCGGAATCTTGATGGTGTTCTGCATCGTTGTACTAAGTATTGGTGCGCTTATCTAA
- the argF gene encoding ornithine carbamoyltransferase, with amino-acid sequence MAFNLRNRNFLKLLDFTPREIQHLLDLSMELKKAKYNGYEQPTLTGKNIALIFEKTSTRTRCAFEVAAFDQGARVSYLGPSGSQIGHKESMKDTARVLGRMYDGIEYRGFGQEIVEELGAYAGVPVWNGLTDEFHPTQILADFLTMTEYGRGKQLHEIKFAYLGDARNNMGNSLMVGAAKMGMDIRLVAPKQFWPQEELLAECREIAEHTGGKITLTEDVQEGVQGCDFLYTDVWVSMGEAKEAWAERINLMMPYQVNMDMIKATGNPHVKFMHCLPAFHGEDTTVGKQLAAEYPQLKDGVEVTDEVVESEYSIVFDEAENRMHTIKAVMVATLGS; translated from the coding sequence ATGGCTTTTAACCTACGCAATCGTAACTTCCTAAAACTACTAGATTTCACTCCACGCGAAATTCAACACTTGTTAGATCTTTCTATGGAGCTAAAAAAAGCGAAGTACAACGGTTACGAACAGCCAACACTGACTGGCAAAAACATTGCGCTTATCTTTGAGAAAACCTCAACTCGTACTCGCTGTGCATTCGAAGTAGCGGCATTCGACCAAGGTGCTCGCGTGTCTTACTTAGGCCCATCTGGCTCTCAAATTGGCCACAAAGAATCTATGAAAGATACAGCTCGCGTTCTAGGCCGTATGTACGATGGCATCGAATACCGCGGCTTTGGTCAAGAAATCGTTGAAGAGCTAGGCGCTTACGCTGGCGTTCCTGTATGGAATGGCCTGACTGACGAATTCCACCCAACACAAATCCTAGCTGACTTCCTAACTATGACGGAATACGGCCGTGGCAAGCAACTGCATGAAATCAAGTTTGCTTACCTAGGTGATGCTCGCAACAACATGGGTAACTCTCTAATGGTTGGCGCTGCGAAAATGGGTATGGATATTCGCCTTGTTGCTCCAAAACAATTCTGGCCACAAGAAGAGCTATTGGCTGAGTGTCGTGAGATTGCAGAGCACACTGGCGGCAAAATTACACTAACAGAAGATGTTCAAGAAGGCGTGCAAGGTTGTGACTTCCTATACACCGACGTTTGGGTATCAATGGGCGAAGCAAAAGAAGCGTGGGCTGAGCGTATCAACCTAATGATGCCTTACCAAGTCAACATGGACATGATCAAAGCAACGGGCAACCCACATGTGAAATTCATGCACTGCCTACCGGCTTTCCACGGTGAAGATACAACAGTAGGTAAACAACTTGCTGCTGAATATCCACAGCTAAAAGACGGTGTTGAAGTAACAGATGAAGTGGTTGAGTCTGAATACTCTATCGTGTTCGATGAAGCAGAAAACCGCATGCACACGATCAAAGCAGTAATGGTTGCGACATTAGGCAGCTAA
- a CDS encoding arginine repressor, whose translation MNQITEHGCLYSAEDKTLTAACKRLLQQQSFSTQNQLREKLVDIGYTGISQSTVSRILSQLGVVKIQNACGKKVYCITVESAPVRVDASISSQIELITHNQAMVIVKTNPGCAQLVARLVDIDPHTEIIGTVGGNDTVLIIPKDTTNIDACEQVVRARLGVA comes from the coding sequence ATGAACCAAATCACTGAGCACGGTTGCTTGTATTCAGCTGAAGATAAAACACTGACTGCAGCGTGCAAACGCTTACTACAACAGCAAAGCTTCTCGACCCAGAACCAGCTGCGAGAGAAACTCGTCGACATTGGTTATACAGGTATTAGCCAGTCGACTGTGTCTCGTATTTTGTCACAACTCGGTGTTGTCAAAATCCAGAACGCCTGTGGTAAAAAGGTTTACTGCATCACCGTAGAAAGCGCACCGGTACGTGTCGATGCGTCAATCTCATCACAAATCGAATTAATTACTCACAACCAAGCAATGGTGATCGTAAAAACAAACCCTGGTTGCGCACAGTTGGTCGCAAGATTGGTTGATATCGACCCACATACAGAAATTATCGGAACTGTTGGTGGTAACGACACGGTGTTAATTATTCCGAAAGACACCACGAATATAGATGCTTGCGAACAAGTAGTAAGAGCACGCTTGGGTGTTGCCTAA
- the arcC gene encoding carbamate kinase, translated as MTKQTVVVALGGNALLRRGEPLEADVQRRNIETAVKTISEIAKVYNVVLVHGNGPQVGLLALQGLEYKKVNPYPLDVLGSETQGMIGYMLMQEFKNYLPDRNISCMLTQMTVDPNDPAFADPTKPIGPIYEEAEARELAEKFHWIVKPDGQHFRRVVPSPRPTGIVEHEAITQLIDAGHLVICTGGGGIPVKKENGKLVGVEAVIDKDMSAAFLAKQLDADALLILTDADAVYLDWGKPTQHALRSTTPSELAKFTFDAGSMGPKIEASCEFIQQGGKVVGIGALEDGLQILQGQAGTNITKG; from the coding sequence ATGACTAAGCAAACTGTTGTTGTTGCACTCGGCGGTAATGCCCTACTTCGTCGCGGTGAGCCGTTAGAAGCCGATGTTCAACGCCGTAATATTGAAACGGCTGTTAAAACCATCTCTGAAATCGCGAAAGTGTACAACGTGGTTCTAGTGCACGGTAATGGCCCACAAGTTGGCTTACTTGCTCTGCAAGGTTTGGAGTACAAAAAAGTAAACCCGTATCCGTTGGATGTATTGGGCAGTGAGACTCAAGGCATGATCGGCTACATGCTGATGCAAGAGTTCAAAAACTACCTGCCAGACCGCAACATCTCATGCATGTTGACGCAAATGACCGTTGATCCAAATGATCCTGCATTCGCAGATCCAACCAAGCCAATTGGCCCGATCTACGAAGAAGCAGAAGCGCGTGAGTTAGCGGAGAAATTCCACTGGATCGTAAAACCTGACGGCCAACATTTCCGTCGCGTGGTACCAAGCCCACGCCCTACCGGCATTGTTGAGCACGAAGCGATCACACAGCTTATCGATGCGGGTCACCTCGTAATTTGTACTGGCGGTGGTGGCATCCCAGTGAAAAAAGAAAATGGCAAATTAGTCGGCGTTGAAGCGGTTATCGACAAAGACATGTCAGCGGCTTTCCTAGCGAAACAATTGGATGCGGATGCGCTGCTTATTTTGACCGATGCTGACGCTGTTTATCTTGATTGGGGCAAACCGACTCAACACGCACTGCGCAGTACTACACCAAGTGAATTGGCGAAGTTTACATTTGATGCAGGCTCAATGGGGCCAAAAATTGAAGCATCGTGCGAGTTCATTCAGCAAGGCGGCAAAGTAGTGGGTATCGGCGCACTCGAAGATGGTTTGCAAATCCTGCAAGGCCAAGCGGGCACCAATATCACCAAAGGTTAA